TTTGGATGCAATATGTAGTTTAGCCCTCAGAGAAAAGGGGTACCCTCTGGATGTACCCTCTGTAACTCAGAATAAGGGTTCAAAGCATTAATTGGTTAATTTCTGCTAAATTCTTAACAACAGATAAAAAATAATCCTCAATTTAATTGTTAGGGGGCAGACTTGTGtgtcttctcccctctccctcagCCAAATTTGTGGAAAAGGGAACTTCAAGATGGCTCCCAGTTTATAACCACAGCTGGGACACAGCCTGTCTTCCTGGCTGAATTCACTAAGGTTTTCCTTCTGGCAATAAGAACCACAGGCAAGTGAAGATGACAGTTCAATTTTTACGCCAATGTCCACCCCCCTTCCTACCCACCCTGCTGCACCGGACTCACCTTCCGTGTGGGAATATCCCTCTGCCGTGACTTTCCACTGCACCAGGACGCCCAACAGTGCCAGGACTGGCCAAGTGCCCAAGATGACCCAGCTGTACCAGCAGATGGGCCGGGCGGGAGCTACCTTGACGCGCTCGTAGACGtactgcagcagcaggaagagctcAACAAAGTAGTCGGCGGTGGCGGTCATGACGGCACTGCCGAAGACAGCGGTGGAGAGCGTGGTGAAGAGGCGCTGCCACTGCAAGGTGAGCACCGCACACAGCATGCCCATGCCGAGCAGCAAACCGATGGGGATCCAGACGGTAGGCGGGTGGTAGAACTGCTCCATCACCACCAGCGCAGCCACCgccagcagcagccccagcagcagcCCGACCATGAAGAGCCCAACGCTGCGCACAAGCATGGTCACCAGCCCGCAGAGCACCCCGATGCCCAACCCAATGCCCACGGAGGCCTCGACGCTCAGCTGGGTGTCCAGCACCCGCTCTTTGTAGCACAGCATGAAGATGATCACGGAGCCAAACATCAGTCCTGTCAGGAACATCACCGCCTTGAAGCATCGGTACCctgaggaaaggaagaaatggaTGCTAGCGGCTGTTGCTGCAGTCAGGAACACAGGTCGGGTTGCCCATCTGTTTGGTTGAGCAGGACAGGCTATCCACATTCCTTTGAGCCACCTGCACTGAAAATCCTGGCCTCTGACTTAGGAGGCTCATGCAGAATACCTACGCAATGTCccacacttacacacacagaaAGATATTCTGTGCTTACCGGTATATCACAAAGGCTGGGGAGTCCTAATATCCAGGGCTTCAAAGAGCCTGCTGCCTTACATGAGCATTCACCACACTCCCAACTGATCTGTGTAATGCATAAGTGGATGCACAGCAGTGTCTCAGGGAAAGCCAGTGCTAGCTTTTTCTCCTGGGATGCTGATGCGGTTAGCAAAGGAGCCCCGTTATGCAGCCTGGAAAACCAATACTAGTTCCTTTAAGTCACATGGACTGGCAAGGACCCATACAGGCTAAAGCACCCACTTGGGTGTCTTCTGTAGAATCAAAAGCATTAACACAGCTCTCTGCTGTTGGAACAGCTTGGAATTACattaggtttatttatttattttcgtaTCAAACTGTTAGCATATTGCATATCAAAATTATGATTAAAATACAAATCAACCCCCTCCCTTGTTTAGTGCATTAGGTGTTGAACAGGGAGGGCTAATAGAGCAAGCTAGCAGGAGGCTACAAAAACTGGGAACCTGCCTTTTCCATCTCCCTAGCAGCCTCATCCTAAACATGCATATTCAAAAATGCCCCCCATAGTTTTGAGTGCAAGCTCAACGGATTATTGCGGAGCGTGAGTCCCACTTCACGCTGTTGCAGACATACTGTGACACAGGGCTGGCTttgagtggaatggactccctgggCCTCATAAGGGCATTGAGTTCATTGATCTCCTTTGCCCCCATGCCTCAGCTCAAACTGTCCTCCGGGCACCTAGGACAGCACACAGACCCACCCAAACCCTTTCTCACCAAAGAAGCAGTAGATGATCCCAAAGAGGCAGCACATGGCGCAGACCACCGAGGGTACCACTTGGTAGCGCCGCTCAATCTCCTCCTCACAGCTGTATGTCCGGTCTTGGTTTGGcacgtgcggcagcagcgggaaacgCAGGGTCTGTACCGTTGACGTCATGGCTCTTCAGGGTCTCCTGGGGCAATGTCAGGCTCCCCACTCCCTCCCCGTCACCTGCGGGGGATGCTGTCTCATGGCATTGCTTCCATCTgtggagtgagagagagagagagagattgagggcGGATGGGACAAAAAAGGTGAGACCTGAAGGCATAATGTATTCCGCACTCTGCAGGGCTGTTCCACTCATTAAGAAACAACTCCCACTTTTCTGGAGGCTGCaatgagggtttt
The Podarcis muralis chromosome 1, rPodMur119.hap1.1, whole genome shotgun sequence DNA segment above includes these coding regions:
- the TMEM198 gene encoding transmembrane protein 198, producing MTSTVQTLRFPLLPHVPNQDRTYSCEEEIERRYQVVPSVVCAMCCLFGIIYCFFGYRCFKAVMFLTGLMFGSVIIFMLCYKERVLDTQLSVEASVGIGLGIGVLCGLVTMLVRSVGLFMVGLLLGLLLAVAALVVMEQFYHPPTVWIPIGLLLGMGMLCAVLTLQWQRLFTTLSTAVFGSAVMTATADYFVELFLLLQYVYERVKVAPARPICWYSWVILGTWPVLALLGVLVQWKVTAEGYSHTEVIISRQQRRVQLMRIKQREERKEKKKKRRPHPHPHVQHKAHPPEPAYRRKPNPVRRFDGDVLSPSYIQSFRERQTGSSLNSLLANAHAAIDIDYDCGSTVPLTTGSGPAMRV